DNA sequence from the Paenibacillus physcomitrellae genome:
TCAGCTACCAGTACAGGTACGCGAAGTTCTGTCGCCAGCAGCTCGTCCAGCCCGTGCAGAAGCGCTCCGCCGCCGGTCAGAATGACGCCTCTGTCGATGATGTCTGCGGACAATTCCGGCGGTGTGCGCTCCAGCACGGATTTAGCCGCGGATACGATGGAAGATACCGAATCCCACAGCGCTTCCTGGATTTCTCCGGAAGTGATGCTGATCGTCTGCGGCAGACCGCTGACCATATCCCGGCCGCGGATATCCATACCCGCATCCCGTCCGCCCGGATGCACGGTTCCGATGTTAATCTTGATGTCTTCGGCTGTACGTTCGCCAATCATCAATTTATATTTGGTTTTGATATAACGGATAATAGCGTCGTCAAGCTTGTCCCCCGCCATTTTAATCGAGGAAGCTGTGACGATGTCCCCCATGGAGAGCACCGCCACATCCGTCGTTCCTCCTCCGATATCCACTACCATGTTGCCGCTTGGTTCATAAATATCCATACCTGCGCCGATAGCCGCAGCTTTAGGTTCTGCTTCCATAAAAACTTCTTTCGCACCGCTGCGCTCCGCCGCTTCACGAATCGACTTCTGCTCAACGGACGTAATATTAGTAGGCGCGCAAATCAGAATGCGGGGATGGCTGTACCAGTTCTTCCCTCCGACACGGTTAATGAAATGTTTCAACATCGTTTCCGTAATTTCAAAATCAGCAATAACTCCGTCCATCAGCGGACGAATGGCTACAATATTGCCGGGTGTACGGCCCACCATGCGCCGGGCATCTTCCCCCACGGCAAGGACACGCTTGGTATCGCTCTCAATAGCGACCACCGACGGTTCGTCAAGCACTACCCCTTTTCCTTTCACGTGTATCAGCACATTTGCCGTTCCGAGGTCAATCCCGATATCCTTGCCCATTCCTGCATCCCCCAAAGCGTTATTTTATTAAAAAATATGGTGAAAAACTGCGATTTCTCGACAGAATCCGTCTTTTCCTTGGAAAAACCCGCATTCTATTTCCATATTTTAAAATATCATACTTCGGGGGAGCTATTCAATCCTCAAAGCCTCATTACAAGGTTTAAACTTATCATTTACCCGAATTTGGACAGACTTAAACACATTTTTTTGCGGAGCTGAGTATTATTGGACGCTTGTCACGATTTCCCGATTTTTGGAGCTGCCTTTTTTGTATTTGATCTTGGTCGCTTCTCCTCCCCTCAAATGCCGGATTGATTTGTGGTATTCCAGAATGTGCTTCACCTGGTCGGCAAGATCCGGATTGATCTCCGGCAGCCGTTCGGTCAAATCCTTATGCACAGTGCTTTTCGAGACGCCAAATTCCTTGGCGATCGTCCTGACCGTATGTTTGGTCTCCACGATGCAGCGGCCTATTTTGATGGTACGCTCCTTAATGTAATCGTGCACGCTCCCGCCTCCCTACTCGAGATAGTTTGGTACATTATATGAGGGGCGGGCCTAGATATTCTTTGTTTCACGCGGCCTTCAGCCTGCGCGGGGTTAAAGATCAGGGGAATGTAAACCCTCCGCGCCGGTCTGGGACAAGAACAAAACCGCGCCAGTCCGGCATTCGGGCCTTCACGGCCTTGAAGGGTACAAGCAGGCAATTTTTCGTAAAAAGACAGAAAAAACCGGAGAGTCGCTCTCTCCGGCTGCTTCTTGAGGCGGTTATACGCCGCCGATTGTTTTATTTGCTGCTGGCGCTGCTGTCAGGCAGCAGGGAGGCCGGGTTAACGGCTTCGCCGTTCTCATACACCTCGAAGTGGAGGTGGTTGCCGAGCGCTTTGCCGATTTCATTTTTACCGGCAGATGCGAGCGCTTGACCCTGCTTCACTTCGTCGCCCTGTTTCACCTTCACGTCGGCCAAGCTTTCATAAACCGTCTTCAGGTTATTGGCGTTGGTAACTTCAACGGTGTAACCGTTCAAAGCATGCTGCTCCACCTTCGTCACTTTGCCGCCGAGGGCAGCCTGGACTTCAAAAGCAGCATTGTCGCTGCGCGCGATGTCGATTCCGCTGTTAGGCATAAATTCATCCTTGTATTGTACCATTGCTGCTTCATGCTCTTCCGTGGAACCGTCTTTATCATAGAACGGCTTAACGATGGACACCTGAGTAGCGTCAGCTACCGGCCATACAAAATCTTCACTTACCGCTGTAGTTTCTACCGCTTGTTCGTCATTCTGACCACCCTGCGGGTCTGCCGCCGGTTCAGTAGCGGTTTCGGCCGAGCTCACATCATCCGTTACGGTAGCTGTGGTGTTCTCGGCCGCCTGCTTGTGGCTGGCGTCCTGATAGACCCAAACTAACGTTAGAATAAGAGCTGCTGCGACCATGTAAGCTGCGGGGTATACCCATCTCTTCGACAATGCTTTCTTCCAAGCCGATACCGGAGCGACCGGTTCTCCCATTACATTTTTAGGAGATTCTTCTTGGTTTGGTTTGTTGTTCTTTTGTTCATTCATATGATTATCACCTCAGTAACACATTGTTACCGGGGCTGAATCTTTTATACTTGGTTTATAGTAAATTTTTCAAAAGTTTTGATTTATAGAAATTCACTTCTAAAATGCTACTCTGCTATAGCTGCGCGGTCGAGTGTTCTTACAACCGCTGTTGTCTCCAAAATTCTTGGAATTGACCAAAAGGTAGAATTTCGGAGACAGCCTATTCTTCCGAAGCAGCTTTCCTTTGGAAAGCTTTTAACCGGACGCTCCGCTTTTTCAGAATCACTCGACCTCTCCGCTAGTTACAGTTGGCTCAGAAGTTCATTTTATAAATTTGGTAGAGGGGACTAAGGAGATTCCCGTGTAGTAGTGTTTCAGGATTTCGGCGGCGGTGTAGCCTTCCTTCGCCATTCCGTTCGCGCCCCACTGGCTCATGCCAACTCCGTGGCCGTAACCGTAAGTGGTAATGAGAGCTTCGTTCTGCTGCATCTTTATATCAAAATGGCTCGATCGCAGCCCCAGCTTCTCTCTCACCTCGCGGCCGGTAAACAGCTTGCCGCCGATGCGAATCTCTTTGATGCTGTCCCCTTGGGTACGGTCCAGTACGGTAAATAGGGAGGCTGCCGTCTGAGCCGCTTGTCCGGTACCGGTACCGGCCAACGCCGGAAGTGAAGCTGCGCTCAGCCCCAGCTTGCTGTAAATCTCTTGAAGAGGCATCTGCACCGTTTCTTTATATGAAGGATCTATTTGCGCGTCCCAGGGACTGGCGACACTTCGCAGGTAAGGAATTCTTTCGCTCCAGTAGTCTTCGGAGTTCTCCGTGTAACCGCCGCTTGCCGAGAAAAATAACGCCGAAATCGGCTGCCCGTCATAGGTCATGATGATTCCGGCCGTTTCGTCCACCGCTTGCTGCAGCTTCTGCAGCGCGGCGCCTTTGCCCGCCTGCTTCCAGGCGGTGAGCTCGGCTTTGGACAGGTACGCCTGATGGGTGACGGTATCCGTCACATCGGCGCTGCCTTCCGGGACGCCGCTGCGGTCGCCAGCGGCGAGCCGTTTGACGATGAAGGTCCGGGCGGCGATCGCCTGGGCCTTCATCGCTTCGATGCCGAAGTCAGACGGCATCTCCGCCACGAGCACGCCGAGCACATACTGCTCGAGCGGCAGGGTTTCCACGCCCCCGGTGTCCGACAGGTACACGGACACCGGGGGCCCGTCCGCCCGCTGCACGGCGGCGGGCGGGGTTTGCGCGGCCGGCTGCTGCTGGCCGGCCGCTGGGGTGCCCTGCGGCGGCGGATTGGCGCCGCCGCGATGCACCAGGAGCGCTGGCAGCAGTACAGCCAGCGCGGCAATCCCTGCGGCGGCCATCGGCAGCCGCAGGCGCCTCCGGCGACGCGGGCCGCCCCAGCGGGGAGGCCTGCGGAAGCCCCAGCGGGGCGGACGCCGGACGCCGGGGCGAAGGCGAAGGGGCCCGTGGACGCCGGAGGGCCAGCGCAGCGGCTTATTTTTCATATCCGGCTGTCCTTGTCCGCCGCTTGGTTCCCGCATAGCCTCCCAAACTTCCTCTGAAGCTTGTTGAGCCTGCTGCTCGTATAGTTTCCGTTCGTATAGTTGCTGCTCGTATAGTTGCTGCTCGTATAGAGGCTGTTCTTGATCGGTTAACTTAAAGGTTAGCGATGTCC
Encoded proteins:
- a CDS encoding rod shape-determining protein — its product is MGKDIGIDLGTANVLIHVKGKGVVLDEPSVVAIESDTKRVLAVGEDARRMVGRTPGNIVAIRPLMDGVIADFEITETMLKHFINRVGGKNWYSHPRILICAPTNITSVEQKSIREAAERSGAKEVFMEAEPKAAAIGAGMDIYEPSGNMVVDIGGGTTDVAVLSMGDIVTASSIKMAGDKLDDAIIRYIKTKYKLMIGERTAEDIKINIGTVHPGGRDAGMDIRGRDMVSGLPQTISITSGEIQEALWDSVSSIVSAAKSVLERTPPELSADIIDRGVILTGGGALLHGLDELLATELRVPVLVAEDPMHCVVKGTGIMLDNLDRVVKKKF
- the spoIIID gene encoding sporulation transcriptional regulator SpoIIID, with translation MHDYIKERTIKIGRCIVETKHTVRTIAKEFGVSKSTVHKDLTERLPEINPDLADQVKHILEYHKSIRHLRGGEATKIKYKKGSSKNREIVTSVQ
- a CDS encoding M23 family metallopeptidase, which encodes MNEQKNNKPNQEESPKNVMGEPVAPVSAWKKALSKRWVYPAAYMVAAALILTLVWVYQDASHKQAAENTTATVTDDVSSAETATEPAADPQGGQNDEQAVETTAVSEDFVWPVADATQVSIVKPFYDKDGSTEEHEAAMVQYKDEFMPNSGIDIARSDNAAFEVQAALGGKVTKVEQHALNGYTVEVTNANNLKTVYESLADVKVKQGDEVKQGQALASAGKNEIGKALGNHLHFEVYENGEAVNPASLLPDSSASSK
- the spoIID gene encoding stage II sporulation protein D; this translates as MSKDRTSLTFKLTDQEQPLYEQQLYEQQLYERKLYEQQAQQASEEVWEAMREPSGGQGQPDMKNKPLRWPSGVHGPLRLRPGVRRPPRWGFRRPPRWGGPRRRRRLRLPMAAAGIAALAVLLPALLVHRGGANPPPQGTPAAGQQQPAAQTPPAAVQRADGPPVSVYLSDTGGVETLPLEQYVLGVLVAEMPSDFGIEAMKAQAIAARTFIVKRLAAGDRSGVPEGSADVTDTVTHQAYLSKAELTAWKQAGKGAALQKLQQAVDETAGIIMTYDGQPISALFFSASGGYTENSEDYWSERIPYLRSVASPWDAQIDPSYKETVQMPLQEIYSKLGLSAASLPALAGTGTGQAAQTAASLFTVLDRTQGDSIKEIRIGGKLFTGREVREKLGLRSSHFDIKMQQNEALITTYGYGHGVGMSQWGANGMAKEGYTAAEILKHYYTGISLVPSTKFIK